A stretch of Columba livia isolate bColLiv1 breed racing homer unplaced genomic scaffold, bColLiv1.pat.W.v2 Scaffold_102, whole genome shotgun sequence DNA encodes these proteins:
- the LOC135577574 gene encoding circumsporozoite protein-like: DPNPNPNPNPNPNPNSNPNPNPNPNPNPNPNPNPNPNPNANPNSNPNPNPNPKRNTNPNPNPNPNPNSNPNPNPNPNPNPNPNPNHNPNPNPNPNSNPNAKPNPDPNPNRNPNPNPNPNPNPNPNPNPNGRNPNTNPNSNPDLNPNGHNPNPNPNPNPNPNPNPNPNPNPNPNPIPNPNPNPNPNCNPNPNPNPNPNPNPNPNPNPNPNANPNSNPNPNPNPKRNTNPNPNPNPNPNSNGRNHNSNPNPNPNSNPNPNPNSNPDPNP, from the exons gaccctaaccctaaccctaaccctaaccccaaccctaaccctaactctaaccctaaccctaa ccctaaccccaaccctaaccctaaccctaaccctaaccctaaccctaaccctaacgctaaccctaactctaaccctaaccctaaccctaaccctaaacgtaacactaaccctaaccctaaccctaaccctaaccc taactcaaaccctaaccctaaccctaaccctaaccctaaccctaaccctaaccctaaccataaccctaaccccaaccctaaccctaactctaaccctaacgctaaacctaaccctgaccctaaccctaaccgtaaccctaaccctaaccctaaccctaaccctaacccaaaccctaaccctaaccctaatggccgtaaccctaacactaaccctaactctaaccctgaccttaaccctaatggccataacccgaaccctaaccctaaccctaaccctaaccctaaccctaaccctaaccctaaccctaaccctaaccctaaccctatccctaaccctaaccctaaccctaaccctaactgtaaccctaaccctaacc ctaaccctaaccctaaccccaaccctaaccctaaccctaaccctaaccctaacgctaaccctaactctaaccctaaccctaaccctaaccctaaacgtaatactaaccctaaccctaaccctaaccctaaccctaactcaaATGGCCGTAACCAcaactctaaccccaaccctaaccctaactctaaccctaaccctaaccctaactctaaccctgaccctaat ccctaa